In one Natronoarchaeum mannanilyticum genomic region, the following are encoded:
- a CDS encoding DUF7558 family protein, which produces MQQTLTGCAFCDAPPGTETGEAHSWGQDERVTHPICADCAIQTEPDPDERDHVACDGCGLVVDTLAALTRFRVELGHLEGSLQLCARCSPGGLATYWTRDLEEHLVADC; this is translated from the coding sequence ATGCAGCAGACGCTCACTGGCTGCGCGTTCTGCGACGCCCCGCCCGGTACCGAGACTGGCGAGGCCCACTCCTGGGGCCAGGACGAGCGGGTTACCCACCCGATCTGCGCCGACTGCGCGATCCAGACGGAGCCGGATCCCGACGAGCGCGATCACGTCGCCTGTGACGGCTGTGGACTCGTCGTCGACACGCTCGCGGCGCTCACGCGGTTCCGGGTTGAACTGGGGCATCTGGAAGGCTCGTTGCAGCTGTGCGCTCGCTGTAGTCCGGGTGGGCTCGCGACGTACTGGACGCGCGACCTCGAGGAGCATCTGGTCGCCGACTGTTGA
- a CDS encoding SWIM zinc finger family protein, whose translation MHLLDDLSFTSKVAKRAQYEAFEFVIVPDGVRVRNCSHEKPAEHEYTVTVRDGRPTCCECPADQRFDGACKHRVAVAIRRPIVEAATTSQVRADGGTVQKDGESPADTDQPDDCECASLPNGFPCWECVRTGRRSL comes from the coding sequence ATGCACCTGTTAGATGACCTCTCATTTACGAGTAAAGTAGCAAAGCGCGCCCAGTACGAGGCCTTCGAGTTCGTGATCGTACCAGACGGCGTTCGCGTTCGGAACTGTAGCCACGAGAAGCCGGCAGAACACGAATATACCGTTACGGTTCGAGACGGACGGCCGACCTGTTGTGAGTGTCCAGCTGATCAGCGATTCGACGGTGCCTGCAAACATCGGGTCGCCGTGGCCATTCGGCGGCCGATCGTCGAAGCGGCGACAACCAGCCAAGTGCGTGCTGATGGTGGAACAGTCCAGAAAGACGGGGAATCACCAGCGGACACGGATCAGCCGGATGACTGTGAGTGTGCGTCCCTCCCCAATGGATTTCCCTGCTGGGAATGTGTCCGGACAGGTCGTCGGAGTCTATAA
- a CDS encoding transcription initiation factor IIB family protein, with protein sequence MATSDIYATTFDEDVQQEVTTNQCSECGGRVTTNARETVCENCGLVIDEQQIDRGPEWRSFEQEERERTGAPLTVARHDRGLSTKIGRGTDANGNVLSGRKRQQLDRLRREQTRGKWQSKADRNLSHGLGEVRRITSALGLSETIRDQACALFRSAQSSDLLLGRSIEGMAAASVHGACRCNGRTRTIDDVTEVAQVRESRVTNCYKTINAELGLPAKPMTPSMFVPRLASELDIPDSVRRRAERLAETAEDEAITTGVSPSGFAGACIYKAACECDQELTQAQVVDAAGVSPVTLRTHRDTLVKES encoded by the coding sequence ATGGCGACTAGTGATATCTACGCGACGACGTTCGACGAAGACGTACAGCAGGAGGTAACAACGAACCAGTGTTCGGAGTGTGGTGGACGAGTCACAACGAACGCGAGAGAGACGGTCTGTGAGAACTGTGGCCTCGTCATCGACGAACAACAGATCGATCGCGGACCTGAGTGGCGGTCATTCGAGCAAGAGGAACGAGAGCGAACGGGCGCACCACTCACTGTCGCTCGACACGATCGTGGGCTCTCGACGAAGATTGGGCGCGGGACCGATGCGAACGGGAACGTACTTTCTGGTCGAAAGCGACAGCAACTCGACCGGCTACGGCGCGAACAGACCCGAGGGAAGTGGCAATCGAAAGCGGACCGCAATCTCTCCCACGGCCTGGGCGAAGTACGACGGATCACCAGCGCACTCGGCCTGTCCGAGACGATTCGTGACCAGGCGTGTGCCCTCTTCCGAAGCGCTCAGTCGTCGGACCTCCTCCTCGGGCGATCGATCGAGGGGATGGCCGCAGCGAGCGTCCACGGGGCGTGTCGGTGTAACGGACGTACTCGGACGATTGACGACGTCACCGAGGTCGCACAGGTCAGAGAGTCGCGAGTGACGAACTGCTACAAGACGATAAACGCGGAACTCGGGCTCCCGGCGAAGCCGATGACACCGAGCATGTTCGTTCCACGGCTCGCCTCCGAGCTGGACATTCCCGATTCCGTCCGGCGTCGCGCCGAAAGGCTTGCAGAGACAGCAGAGGACGAAGCGATCACGACCGGTGTGAGTCCGTCAGGCTTCGCTGGCGCGTGCATCTACAAAGCCGCCTGCGAGTGTGACCAAGAGCTAACGCAAGCGCAGGTGGTTGACGCTGCGGGCGTCTCGCCGGTGACGTTGCGAACGCATCGCGACACACTTGTGAAGGAAAGCTGA
- a CDS encoding PadR family transcriptional regulator: MHDLTGFQRDLLYVIAGQDKPHGLAVKDELEEYYEQEIQHGRLYPNLDSLVEKELVEKGEHDRRTNYYELTQRGQRELEARREWEQQYLNEAEVDLPA; encoded by the coding sequence ATGCACGATTTGACCGGATTCCAACGCGACCTGCTGTACGTGATCGCGGGCCAGGACAAACCACATGGTCTTGCCGTCAAGGACGAACTCGAGGAGTACTATGAGCAGGAAATTCAACACGGCCGATTGTACCCGAATCTCGATTCTCTGGTCGAGAAGGAACTCGTTGAGAAGGGAGAACATGACCGGCGGACGAACTACTACGAGCTGACGCAACGTGGCCAGCGCGAACTGGAAGCACGGCGGGAGTGGGAACAGCAGTACCTCAACGAGGCAGAGGTAGACCTCCCAGCGTAA
- a CDS encoding PadR family transcriptional regulator, with protein MVDEPSGQELKDQFEEETTATVNRGNIYPNLNTLTERGFINKESRDCRTNCYSLTQQGRSCLHQRHKWEQEHLAGAQQTV; from the coding sequence ATGGTAGACGAGCCATCCGGGCAGGAGCTTAAAGACCAATTTGAGGAGGAAACGACAGCTACCGTAAATCGTGGGAACATCTATCCGAATCTCAATACTCTTACTGAGAGAGGGTTCATCAACAAAGAGAGCCGTGATTGCCGAACAAATTGCTATTCTCTTACTCAGCAAGGCCGCTCTTGTCTCCATCAACGTCACAAGTGGGAGCAAGAACACTTAGCTGGTGCCCAACAGACAGTCTGA
- a CDS encoding primase-like DNA-binding domain-containing protein, with product MRREYLRVTPTSEEYAASSVPETIASLHKLQTAESQSLGERLNPLYSTPPPTFEFLALSQGDGEPVEFYYGVTGGQLDTFEKRLRTIYPPSFDISRVTLDPIAKLVSPAEYTHEEFRERVEHDQLYRDCELEESNQRPAATDGGATNEASSRYVDCEGGVIELASPDEIPKEQPWTKLDRPTATPDGRVLARPPIDDVSPVGVRWQGEGERKRDWMTPLTAFTTSATQSGSADESDQGRAPLAPLIDLLTEVDQPTAFQVVFRRKPDWTSSAVDRQADLLAGRDTLGQKVLGFLLDDNWERTAADLRGDAKRRYDRIEDNSPERTFTTNLRVVSVPSEDSVPPSLESSLETMCSALDSLDGRFYGVDGQRLREGGLRQKTKEKRAQRELSRLRDREITTGSGATRPDLVLNGDELANFILTPSSGDLTVEGTRGTRAEQQSRNPLPRPHQDLMREFRDGMAIGYALDENGVPEGIPTHVPPGLLPTHYGRFGTTGSGKSKALINDMLSLYANTEGPVVLIDPKGDGMTENYMRAHGRRFGLSDLEENVIHFPVPDVLPGFSFFNLEPSLENGRRREDAVQRKADHYEELLKLVMGEERYERATVAPTVIQSLIKTLFDEEYGRENGRYRESENYFAHQQLEHAVDQLWDAGPPQPDMAEVPQTSDEEIERTIRRQLQLDSSTFSNVMGGVGNRLAYISQDTHLRKIFNNTERRFDFRDVLDENKVILFDLGDLRDDAATIMTGVILTNLDDALKERKRNLDRQPDEYVANLLIDEAASVVVSDIMNDLLEKGRGFRLSVGLSMQFPEQIEAEGGRKVYLNALNNIGTSLVGKINVDQEMAQAMAHEEMDPVDFANRIRSLPRGEWIASLPSPTFGKTGPYPFSVEPLPIPEGHPESTQPLTDEEEERFQETLTAIQNRVSDGFGVSEEAATPDASTPDELREVLSVTTDDLDVAIAKTIRSVQLQRGVREENEWVPVETVDGKLRQLYQDVDADPPSVNELTDIRQRSRLVDTTVDIEADDVVVQLTEAGEQVATPDTGNVRAAGSSDHDDALLEIESELTSLGFTVSILSQDGSEKPDARATHPDLDPTFAIEVETTTPENPSKVLTNLRKAQEAEEIPLFVVRTDDSQTYWAERVEGILSPPVRVLQSGEQRFYTSDSSITFNGGATEQGGVTAVRPVAIKSDTDQSVWTHDEGDIVLRDGQADEHIRLRSLDELTKDRVPAVYSYDPAADEYVVDEHGERHVYEEKSAFESEWSRIKRPFVPEDTLPVPEYDQRSYAIIVLEDGDQQPFVYRNGDAHPLSELLETSFTVGNPEPSVGEEKSVHTKTETEPARSDPGSSPEADSDLDDGESDTASTSTPGETKAEWKDDPDAAVAKFAEDCLRESESGATTSAAVYATYESWAEQHGISPDSKNWFARRLSNHVDFERTVGYRDGSSVRCYEGVELAEGWTS from the coding sequence ATGCGACGGGAATACCTGCGAGTAACACCGACCTCGGAGGAGTACGCTGCAAGCTCCGTCCCCGAGACGATCGCCAGCCTCCACAAACTCCAGACCGCTGAATCACAGAGTCTCGGCGAGCGATTGAATCCACTCTACAGTACGCCACCGCCGACGTTCGAGTTTCTTGCGTTGAGCCAGGGCGACGGCGAGCCTGTCGAGTTTTACTACGGGGTAACTGGAGGCCAGTTAGACACGTTCGAGAAACGACTTCGGACGATCTACCCTCCCTCGTTCGACATCTCTCGCGTCACACTCGATCCTATCGCCAAGTTAGTATCGCCAGCCGAGTACACCCACGAGGAGTTCCGTGAGCGGGTCGAACACGACCAGCTCTACCGCGACTGCGAACTCGAAGAGAGCAATCAGCGCCCAGCCGCTACAGACGGCGGGGCCACCAACGAAGCCAGCAGCAGGTACGTCGACTGTGAAGGCGGTGTGATTGAACTCGCTTCGCCGGACGAGATCCCGAAGGAGCAGCCGTGGACGAAACTCGACCGACCGACTGCGACACCGGACGGTCGTGTGTTAGCCCGTCCACCGATCGATGACGTCTCGCCCGTCGGCGTCCGCTGGCAGGGCGAGGGCGAACGGAAACGTGACTGGATGACGCCGCTCACCGCGTTCACGACATCGGCGACGCAATCCGGATCCGCTGACGAATCCGACCAAGGGCGTGCGCCGCTCGCACCGCTGATCGATCTGCTCACGGAGGTAGACCAGCCGACTGCCTTCCAAGTCGTTTTTCGCCGAAAACCGGACTGGACCTCCAGCGCTGTCGACCGTCAGGCCGACCTCCTCGCTGGGCGCGACACACTCGGTCAGAAGGTCCTGGGCTTTCTTCTCGACGATAACTGGGAGCGGACGGCGGCTGACCTGCGAGGCGATGCAAAGCGACGGTACGACCGTATCGAGGACAACTCGCCAGAGCGGACGTTCACTACCAATCTCCGTGTGGTTTCCGTCCCCTCGGAGGATTCTGTTCCACCGTCGCTCGAATCGAGTCTCGAGACGATGTGCTCTGCGCTCGATTCGCTCGACGGGCGCTTCTACGGCGTTGACGGCCAGCGATTACGCGAGGGGGGACTCCGACAGAAGACGAAAGAAAAACGCGCTCAGCGGGAACTCTCGCGCTTGCGGGACCGTGAGATCACTACCGGCTCTGGAGCGACTCGGCCCGATCTCGTGTTGAACGGAGATGAGCTCGCGAACTTCATCTTGACGCCGTCGTCGGGCGATCTCACCGTCGAGGGAACGAGAGGCACGCGAGCCGAACAGCAGAGCCGCAATCCGCTTCCTCGCCCGCACCAGGACCTCATGCGCGAGTTCCGTGACGGGATGGCGATCGGCTACGCGCTCGACGAGAACGGTGTTCCGGAAGGTATTCCGACACACGTGCCACCAGGACTCCTTCCGACGCACTACGGACGATTCGGGACGACTGGCTCGGGGAAGTCGAAAGCGCTCATCAACGATATGCTCTCGTTGTATGCTAATACGGAGGGACCAGTCGTCCTCATCGATCCGAAGGGCGACGGTATGACGGAGAACTATATGCGCGCCCACGGGCGGCGCTTCGGACTGTCCGACCTCGAGGAGAACGTGATCCACTTCCCGGTACCAGACGTCCTTCCGGGATTCTCGTTTTTCAACTTGGAGCCCTCGCTGGAGAACGGACGGCGGCGTGAGGACGCCGTCCAACGGAAAGCAGATCACTACGAAGAGCTTCTGAAGCTCGTCATGGGCGAGGAGCGCTACGAGCGAGCGACCGTCGCCCCCACCGTTATCCAGTCGCTGATCAAGACGCTGTTCGACGAAGAGTACGGCCGGGAGAACGGGCGATACCGAGAGTCGGAGAACTACTTCGCGCATCAGCAACTGGAACACGCCGTCGATCAACTGTGGGACGCTGGCCCGCCCCAGCCCGATATGGCGGAAGTTCCTCAGACGAGTGACGAGGAGATCGAGCGGACGATCCGCCGGCAGCTGCAGCTGGACTCCAGTACGTTCTCGAATGTGATGGGTGGCGTCGGGAACCGGCTCGCCTACATCTCGCAGGACACCCACCTCAGGAAGATCTTCAACAACACCGAGCGCCGGTTCGACTTCCGGGACGTCCTCGACGAGAACAAGGTCATCCTGTTCGACCTAGGTGACCTCCGCGACGATGCTGCGACGATCATGACGGGGGTGATCCTGACGAATCTCGACGACGCCCTCAAAGAGCGCAAGCGAAATCTCGATCGCCAGCCCGACGAGTACGTCGCGAATCTGCTGATCGACGAAGCGGCGTCCGTCGTAGTCTCCGACATCATGAACGACCTGCTCGAGAAAGGACGGGGCTTTCGCCTGTCGGTCGGACTGTCGATGCAGTTTCCCGAACAGATCGAAGCTGAAGGCGGACGGAAGGTGTACCTGAACGCCCTGAACAACATCGGGACGTCGCTGGTCGGGAAGATCAACGTCGACCAGGAGATGGCCCAGGCGATGGCACACGAGGAGATGGATCCCGTCGACTTCGCGAACAGAATTCGATCGCTACCGCGGGGCGAATGGATTGCGAGTCTGCCGAGTCCGACGTTCGGTAAAACCGGTCCGTACCCGTTCAGCGTCGAACCACTTCCGATTCCGGAGGGACACCCCGAAAGCACCCAGCCGTTGACCGACGAAGAGGAAGAGCGTTTCCAGGAGACGCTGACGGCAATTCAAAACCGCGTGAGCGATGGGTTTGGCGTCTCGGAGGAAGCTGCAACGCCGGACGCGAGTACGCCCGACGAACTTCGCGAGGTCCTCAGCGTTACCACCGACGACCTCGACGTCGCGATCGCGAAGACGATCCGAAGCGTCCAGCTGCAACGCGGCGTGCGTGAAGAGAACGAGTGGGTACCGGTCGAAACGGTCGACGGTAAACTCCGGCAACTGTACCAGGACGTCGATGCCGACCCGCCGTCGGTGAACGAACTCACGGACATTCGGCAGCGCTCTCGCCTCGTCGATACGACGGTCGATATCGAGGCTGACGATGTCGTCGTTCAACTCACGGAGGCGGGTGAACAGGTCGCCACTCCTGACACCGGAAACGTGCGAGCTGCGGGCAGTAGCGATCACGACGATGCGCTGTTGGAGATCGAATCGGAACTCACGTCTCTGGGGTTCACTGTCTCGATCCTCTCACAGGACGGGAGCGAGAAACCCGACGCGAGAGCGACACACCCCGATCTCGATCCGACGTTCGCTATCGAGGTCGAAACGACGACGCCGGAGAATCCCTCGAAGGTACTGACGAACCTCCGGAAAGCGCAGGAGGCCGAGGAGATACCGCTGTTCGTCGTCCGCACCGACGATTCGCAGACGTACTGGGCCGAGCGCGTCGAAGGAATCCTGTCACCGCCCGTTCGCGTGCTCCAGAGCGGAGAGCAGCGGTTCTACACGTCGGATTCGTCGATCACGTTCAACGGCGGTGCGACCGAGCAGGGCGGCGTCACTGCCGTCCGTCCGGTTGCGATAAAAAGCGATACTGACCAGAGCGTTTGGACGCATGACGAAGGCGATATCGTCCTGCGTGACGGTCAGGCCGACGAACATATCCGCCTCCGATCGCTCGACGAACTGACCAAGGATCGCGTTCCGGCCGTCTACAGCTACGATCCGGCGGCTGACGAGTACGTCGTCGACGAACACGGCGAACGTCACGTCTACGAGGAAAAGTCGGCGTTCGAGTCGGAGTGGTCGCGGATCAAGCGCCCGTTCGTCCCGGAAGACACACTTCCCGTTCCCGAGTACGATCAACGGAGTTACGCGATCATCGTCCTCGAAGACGGTGACCAACAGCCGTTTGTCTACCGTAACGGCGATGCTCACCCATTGTCGGAGCTTCTCGAGACGTCGTTCACAGTCGGGAACCCCGAGCCATCTGTCGGAGAGGAGAAGTCCGTTCATACTAAGACAGAGACCGAGCCGGCGAGATCGGATCCTGGTTCTTCCCCCGAAGCTGATTCTGATTTGGACGACGGGGAGTCAGATACGGCATCGACGTCGACACCCGGCGAAACGAAGGCAGAGTGGAAAGACGATCCAGATGCGGCCGTTGCCAAGTTCGCCGAGGATTGTTTGCGGGAATCCGAAAGCGGGGCGACCACTTCCGCAGCAGTGTATGCGACGTACGAAAGCTGGGCTGAGCAGCACGGCATCTCCCCAGACTCGAAGAACTGGTTCGCACGCCGGCTCAGCAATCACGTCGACTTCGAACGGACAGTCGGATACCGCGACGGGTCGTCTGTTCGGTGTTACGAAGGAGTCGAACTCGCGGAGGGCTGGACGTCATGA